In bacterium, the following proteins share a genomic window:
- a CDS encoding 50S ribosomal protein L20, which translates to VFRVAVQAVERGMQYAYRDRRKRKSDFRGLWIQSDKCRGWFE; encoded by the coding sequence ATGTATTTAGAGTTGCAGTGCAAGCAGTTGAGCGTGGCATGCAATATGCTTACCGAGATCGTAGAAAAAGAAAAAGTGACTTTAGAGGGTTATGGATTCAAAGTGATAAGTGTAGGGGGTGGTTTGAGTGA